One window of Candidatus Anaeroferrophillus wilburensis genomic DNA carries:
- a CDS encoding cell envelope integrity protein TolA, translating to MLQFFRGDPMRSFILLSAVVHLLLLIGWPAPRRPFIQDAGHLAIVLLEPEEQEHKPSAQKTIPHKKATISKKKIPPPTKKTVTKEAIAKAKPHPAPDPNALARIKERLAQAQRAEELKAIREKLIQRQTGSTTPSVLGQQQYYADQLRARITSHWHLPEHLAREKLSATVSLTISDTGTLIASTTQQLSGNQLFDDSILRAINQAAPFPPFPAALEQRQEEFIITFEPSDLYN from the coding sequence ATGCTGCAGTTTTTTCGGGGCGATCCGATGCGCTCCTTTATACTGCTCTCGGCTGTCGTACACCTGTTGCTGTTGATCGGTTGGCCAGCCCCCCGGCGGCCATTCATCCAGGATGCCGGTCACCTGGCTATCGTCCTGCTGGAGCCTGAAGAACAAGAGCATAAGCCATCGGCACAAAAAACGATTCCCCATAAAAAAGCGACCATCAGTAAGAAGAAGATTCCTCCACCGACAAAAAAAACGGTTACCAAGGAAGCCATTGCCAAAGCAAAACCGCACCCAGCTCCAGACCCGAATGCCCTGGCTCGCATCAAGGAACGCCTGGCTCAAGCTCAACGAGCTGAGGAGCTCAAAGCAATCAGGGAGAAATTAATCCAGCGGCAAACCGGATCAACGACCCCCTCGGTACTGGGACAGCAGCAATATTACGCTGACCAGCTGCGCGCCCGGATAACCAGCCACTGGCATCTACCGGAGCATCTGGCCCGGGAAAAACTTTCAGCGACGGTATCCCTGACCATCAGCGACACCGGGACACTGATTGCCAGCACAACTCAGCAGCTGTCCGGCAACCAGCTGTTTGATGATTCCATTCTCCGGGCTATCAACCAGGCAGCTCCCTTCCCGCCGTTTCCAGCAGCGCTGGAGCAACGCCAGGAAGAGTTCATCATAACCTTTGAACCAAGCGATCTTTATAACTGA
- a CDS encoding PD40 domain-containing protein produces MRRLIMRLSTFSTTTATMFLLLVCSQLLLANSCHSKVYLEINQPNIRKIPLAIAPLQPMGGQDKMIEIAAPFRDVMVSDLDFSTFFEVIADPSTYLEDSQKAGISLGTFDFRDWSLTGAELLIKGGYYRTAEQLVLELRLFNVFSQNMIFGKRYRGRPEDHRLIAHKFCNEVVQTITGLPGEFSSKIAFVATKTEHGIKEIYTMDYDGNGLQQVTSNGGINLSPTWSHDVTKLAYTSYKRNNPDLYILDFSRGREKLIADKKGLNTAAEWSQTNQQFVLMQSFEDNAEIAIISTTTGQLIRRLTNNWASDASPCWAPSGKEIAFVSDRAGSPQIYIMDHRGKDLRRITHTGNYNAHPDWSSHTNKIVFSSIIDNAFQICSIDPDGRNLLQLSFLKGDNEDPCWSPNGRHIVFTSSASGVKQLMIMDLHGHNLKEITNGVMEKQSPSWSNNQ; encoded by the coding sequence ATGCGGCGTCTTATCATGAGACTTTCCACCTTTTCAACCACGACGGCAACCATGTTTTTGCTGCTGGTCTGCAGCCAACTGTTGCTGGCGAACAGCTGCCATAGCAAAGTTTACCTTGAAATCAACCAGCCAAACATCCGCAAAATTCCGCTGGCGATTGCCCCGCTGCAACCCATGGGTGGCCAGGATAAGATGATAGAGATTGCTGCGCCTTTCCGGGACGTTATGGTGAGTGATCTGGATTTCTCGACTTTTTTTGAAGTCATCGCAGACCCTTCGACGTACCTGGAAGACTCCCAGAAAGCCGGCATATCACTGGGCACCTTCGATTTCAGGGACTGGTCGCTGACCGGGGCCGAACTGCTGATAAAAGGCGGCTATTACCGCACCGCGGAACAACTGGTCTTGGAGTTGCGGCTCTTTAATGTTTTTTCCCAAAATATGATCTTTGGCAAACGCTACCGGGGGCGACCGGAGGATCATCGCCTCATTGCCCATAAATTCTGCAACGAGGTTGTCCAAACCATTACCGGCCTGCCGGGAGAATTTTCTTCAAAGATCGCCTTTGTTGCCACAAAGACGGAACACGGCATAAAGGAAATCTACACCATGGATTACGACGGCAACGGGTTGCAGCAGGTCACCAGCAACGGCGGCATCAACCTGTCACCCACCTGGTCCCACGATGTTACCAAACTGGCCTACACCTCTTACAAGCGCAACAACCCAGATCTCTACATTCTTGATTTCAGCCGGGGCAGAGAGAAGCTGATTGCGGATAAGAAGGGACTGAATACTGCGGCTGAATGGTCGCAGACCAACCAGCAGTTCGTTCTCATGCAAAGCTTTGAAGACAATGCTGAGATTGCCATCATATCCACCACCACCGGCCAGCTGATCAGACGGCTGACCAATAATTGGGCCAGCGATGCATCCCCCTGCTGGGCGCCATCCGGCAAGGAGATTGCCTTTGTTTCAGACCGGGCCGGGAGCCCGCAGATTTATATCATGGACCATAGAGGAAAGGATTTGCGGCGGATTACCCATACAGGGAACTATAATGCCCACCCTGACTGGTCATCCCACACCAATAAAATTGTTTTCTCCTCAATCATTGACAATGCTTTCCAGATTTGTTCAATCGATCCTGATGGCCGCAACCTGCTGCAGCTGAGCTTCCTCAAGGGTGACAATGAAGACCCCTGCTGGTCCCCCAACGGCAGGCATATCGTCTTTACTTCTTCGGCATCAGGGGTAAAACAGCTTATGATTATGGACCTTCATGGCCATAATTTAAAGGAGATAACAAACGGTGTCATGGAAAAACAAAGTCCATCATGGTCTAACAATCAATAA
- the pilQ gene encoding type IV pilus secretin PilQ produces MKVRTITCSLMIMVLTGWLLSMPMASPAAARQTVTASSSTAKNAVQVVFTGELEMQQHTTFHLFHVDNPPRLGIDFPDATFKANNIAEHLPQTLFEGCRYQTYPDKTRLVFDTNEAQLPNYTFSASGKELQLSFPVANNTAAKKPAAKPVVKTSSRRQYRPSAGKNLITADFKDADLQNVFRFLADIKHMNLIMGEDVQGTVTIKLKEVPWQQAFNILLKTNKLGMERDGNVIRIAPLSRFKEEKEALAQNKKANETLAETELAIVKVNFAQAADIAPRLTAILSDRGSIDTDQRTNTLIIKDLPRYIEGAKNLLQQLDMPIKQVLIEAKIVKIETDAVKDIGIQWGGVWGDRDSDHYYGVTGNNGTTGLPSITPEPSIASNYVVNLPASGATSGLGMIFGKVGVFNLNLRLTALKNNHLANILSTPKVLALDNHKARIGQGVEIPYQTTSQDGTTTEFKKAELSLEVVPHITNNDNVSMEVKINKDSIGVQTSDGPAINTQAIETTLLLFNGETAVVGGIIEKDKTSDENEVPGFSEVPLLGDLLFKQKYNKNSQTELLIFITPTVIPLQTSSNF; encoded by the coding sequence ATGAAAGTGAGAACGATAACCTGTTCACTGATGATCATGGTTTTGACTGGCTGGCTGCTCAGCATGCCGATGGCGTCGCCGGCAGCTGCGCGGCAAACGGTCACCGCCAGCAGCAGCACAGCAAAAAATGCGGTACAGGTGGTTTTCACCGGTGAGTTGGAAATGCAGCAACATACAACATTCCACCTGTTTCACGTCGACAACCCCCCCAGGCTCGGCATTGATTTTCCCGATGCCACCTTTAAAGCCAATAATATCGCCGAACACCTACCACAGACCCTCTTTGAAGGGTGCCGCTACCAGACCTATCCTGACAAAACTAGGCTGGTCTTTGACACCAACGAAGCTCAGCTGCCCAACTATACCTTCAGCGCATCAGGAAAGGAGCTGCAGCTTAGTTTTCCAGTTGCGAATAATACGGCGGCAAAGAAGCCGGCAGCAAAACCAGTGGTAAAAACCAGCAGCCGACGGCAGTACCGGCCATCGGCAGGCAAGAATCTGATCACCGCTGATTTCAAAGATGCCGACCTGCAGAATGTTTTTCGTTTTCTGGCTGACATCAAGCACATGAACCTGATCATGGGCGAGGACGTCCAGGGAACGGTAACCATCAAACTGAAAGAAGTACCTTGGCAGCAGGCCTTTAATATCCTCCTGAAAACCAACAAACTGGGGATGGAACGGGATGGCAATGTCATCCGCATCGCCCCGCTCTCCCGCTTCAAGGAGGAAAAGGAAGCCCTGGCGCAAAACAAAAAAGCCAATGAAACCCTTGCAGAAACCGAACTGGCCATTGTCAAGGTTAATTTTGCCCAGGCTGCCGATATCGCTCCCAGACTGACGGCAATACTCAGCGACCGGGGTTCCATCGACACCGATCAACGGACCAACACGTTGATCATCAAGGATCTGCCCCGCTATATTGAGGGCGCAAAAAACCTGTTGCAGCAGCTTGACATGCCCATTAAACAGGTCTTGATCGAGGCTAAGATCGTCAAAATTGAAACTGACGCCGTCAAAGATATCGGCATCCAGTGGGGCGGTGTCTGGGGCGACCGGGACAGTGACCACTACTATGGCGTCACCGGCAATAACGGCACCACCGGCCTACCCAGCATCACCCCTGAACCATCCATTGCCAGCAACTATGTTGTCAATCTGCCGGCATCCGGGGCAACCAGCGGTTTGGGGATGATTTTTGGCAAGGTGGGGGTTTTCAATCTCAATCTGCGCCTAACGGCGTTGAAGAACAACCATTTGGCCAACATCCTCTCAACACCTAAGGTCCTTGCCCTTGACAATCATAAAGCCCGCATCGGGCAGGGAGTGGAGATCCCCTATCAGACGACCTCCCAGGATGGCACGACAACGGAATTCAAAAAAGCCGAGCTGAGCCTTGAGGTTGTCCCCCACATCACCAATAATGATAATGTCTCCATGGAAGTGAAGATCAATAAGGACTCGATCGGGGTACAGACTTCCGATGGCCCGGCAATCAATACCCAGGCCATCGAAACCACTCTGTTGCTTTTCAACGGCGAAACGGCGGTGGTCGGCGGCATCATCGAGAAAGACAAGACCAGCGACGAAAATGAAGTCCCCGGTTTTTCTGAGGTTCCCCTGTTGGGTGACCTGCTGTTCAAGCAAAAGTATAATAAAAATTCGCAAACAGAGCTGCTGATCTTCATTACCCCAACCGTCATTCCCCTCCAGACCAGCAGCAATTTCTGA
- a CDS encoding pilus assembly protein PilP produces MVAKPQQLSLRSAGRILLSCALLAVLVAPGWSAEEPVKEKAATIQELQSPTFVYDSLGKRDPFRPFINFSQIERPIPTKEPSTPLEKYSLNQFKLVGILLSGNHYAMVEDPEHISYTISEGDHLGNLSGIIEEIKENEVIIAEPYLDIYDQQQIRKVTLKLHVEEIKGGALQ; encoded by the coding sequence ATGGTAGCTAAGCCACAACAGCTGTCATTGCGATCTGCAGGCCGAATCCTGCTCAGCTGCGCCCTGCTGGCCGTCCTAGTAGCACCCGGCTGGTCAGCAGAGGAACCGGTAAAGGAAAAAGCGGCCACCATCCAGGAACTTCAGAGCCCGACATTTGTCTATGATTCCCTGGGAAAGCGAGATCCTTTCCGGCCCTTCATCAATTTCAGTCAGATTGAACGGCCCATTCCGACCAAGGAACCGAGCACACCTTTGGAAAAATATTCCCTTAACCAATTCAAACTGGTGGGCATTCTCCTAAGCGGCAACCATTACGCCATGGTTGAAGACCCGGAGCATATCAGTTACACGATTTCCGAAGGCGACCATTTAGGCAATCTCAGCGGTATTATAGAAGAGATTAAAGAGAATGAGGTCATCATTGCTGAACCATATCTGGATATCTATGATCAGCAGCAAATTCGAAAAGTTACCCTGAAACTCCATGTAGAAGAAATCAAGGGGGGAGCATTGCAATGA
- the aroC gene encoding chorismate synthase yields the protein MLTCLTAGESHGPQLTAILSGIPAGVPVSAEKINYDLARRQQGYGRGGRMAIEADQVTLLSGVRFGTTTGNPITMAITNKDWKNWQQQMSPAKADEGFAKAVTRPRPGHVDLPGCLKYNQRDARNILERASARETAIRVAVGALCKALLEQCTIQIFSYVTAIGTERVDQETLQQDDAQLAMAAEQSSLRLPDPTLEEQLKKVIDLAKKQGDTLGGIFRVIIRGLPPGIGSHIQYDSKLDGRLAQAIMSIQAVKGVEIGLGFQAAELRGSLVHDEIAHNHNRGFYHLSNNAGGIEGGISNGEDIIITAAMKPIPTLYQPLKSVDMITKQPFEASVERSDTCAVPAAAVVGEAAAAFEITRLLLEKFGGDHLDEFSRNYHGYCDYLTSF from the coding sequence ATGTTGACCTGCTTGACGGCCGGGGAATCCCACGGCCCCCAACTGACAGCTATCCTCTCCGGCATCCCCGCCGGTGTGCCCGTTTCTGCAGAAAAGATCAATTATGATCTGGCCCGTCGCCAGCAGGGGTACGGCCGGGGAGGTCGGATGGCCATTGAAGCGGATCAGGTAACCTTGCTCTCCGGTGTCCGTTTCGGGACAACGACGGGCAACCCCATCACCATGGCGATCACCAATAAAGACTGGAAAAACTGGCAGCAGCAGATGTCTCCGGCAAAGGCTGATGAAGGGTTTGCCAAAGCGGTGACCAGACCACGGCCCGGGCATGTCGATCTTCCCGGCTGCCTTAAATACAACCAGCGGGATGCCCGCAATATACTTGAACGGGCCAGCGCCCGGGAAACTGCCATCAGGGTGGCGGTGGGAGCCCTTTGCAAAGCATTGCTGGAACAATGTACCATCCAGATTTTTTCCTATGTCACCGCTATTGGCACGGAAAGGGTAGATCAGGAAACCCTGCAGCAGGATGATGCTCAGTTGGCCATGGCTGCGGAACAATCATCGCTCCGTCTGCCGGACCCGACCCTGGAAGAACAACTGAAAAAGGTTATCGATCTGGCAAAAAAGCAAGGGGATACCCTGGGAGGCATTTTCCGAGTGATTATCAGGGGCTTGCCACCGGGGATCGGCAGTCATATCCAGTATGACAGCAAACTGGATGGCCGCCTGGCCCAGGCGATCATGAGTATTCAGGCAGTTAAAGGAGTGGAAATCGGCCTCGGTTTTCAGGCTGCAGAACTTCGCGGTTCACTGGTGCATGATGAAATTGCCCATAACCATAACCGGGGGTTTTACCATCTGAGCAACAATGCCGGTGGTATCGAAGGAGGAATCAGCAATGGCGAAGATATTATCATAACTGCCGCCATGAAACCCATTCCCACCCTCTATCAACCATTGAAATCGGTGGACATGATCACTAAACAGCCTTTTGAGGCTTCTGTTGAACGCTCAGACACCTGTGCGGTCCCGGCGGCTGCAGTGGTCGGCGAAGCGGCGGCAGCCTTTGAAATCACCCGACTCCTACTGGAAAAGTTCGGCGGTGATCACCTGGATGAATTCAGCCGCAATTATCATGGTTATTGTGACTACCTCACATCGTTCTGA
- the ybgF gene encoding tol-pal system protein YbgF: MLLSRDSLSSAVRAGHTMRINGYHKIKMLLLILLFGLIAVGCVNDQYYVQLDDSVRTLQHRVDAMETKQAETSRKTAAELQKLTADTNVKLDSLETELQIIGANVEETRLGPRELQAVETKELQLLYDRIDNRLKKLETDIAALQQQAGTGPAAVSPSPAADSGTAAQPAPAPPEQPTSAREKAFYDDAYGVFKHGDFATARKKFQKFLTVFPESQFKVNAMFWIAECSYKQKQYEEAIIKYDEIITKNPRHQKVPSALLKQGFSFLMLGDQTDGKIILEKVIQDFPDTDQAEIAKRKLELLDN, translated from the coding sequence TTGCTCCTTTCCAGAGATTCATTATCTTCTGCTGTCAGAGCCGGTCATACCATGCGGATCAACGGTTATCACAAGATTAAAATGCTCCTGCTTATCCTGCTGTTCGGGCTGATAGCAGTGGGTTGTGTCAATGATCAGTATTACGTCCAATTGGATGACTCCGTACGGACATTGCAGCATCGGGTCGATGCTATGGAAACCAAGCAGGCCGAAACCTCCAGGAAAACAGCTGCGGAACTGCAGAAATTAACGGCCGATACCAACGTCAAACTTGACAGTCTTGAGACCGAACTGCAGATCATCGGCGCCAATGTTGAAGAAACCAGGCTTGGCCCGCGGGAACTCCAGGCAGTTGAAACCAAGGAACTGCAGCTTCTTTATGATCGGATCGATAATCGCCTGAAAAAACTGGAAACCGATATTGCCGCTTTACAGCAGCAGGCTGGAACCGGGCCTGCTGCTGTTTCCCCTTCTCCCGCCGCCGACAGTGGCACTGCTGCTCAACCTGCACCGGCACCGCCTGAACAGCCCACCAGTGCCCGGGAAAAAGCTTTTTATGATGATGCCTATGGAGTCTTCAAGCATGGAGACTTCGCCACCGCCAGGAAAAAATTTCAGAAATTCCTGACTGTCTTTCCTGAAAGTCAGTTCAAAGTTAACGCCATGTTCTGGATTGCGGAATGCTCTTACAAACAAAAGCAGTATGAGGAAGCAATCATCAAGTACGATGAAATTATTACGAAAAACCCGCGGCATCAGAAGGTTCCCAGTGCTTTGCTGAAGCAGGGGTTTTCCTTCCTCATGCTTGGCGACCAGACTGATGGCAAAATCATTCTTGAAAAAGTCATCCAGGATTTTCCCGATACCGACCAAGCAGAAATTGCCAAAAGAAAATTAGAACTCCTTGATAATTAG
- the secG gene encoding preprotein translocase subunit SecG gives MTTFIIVLHVVVSLALIFIILLQAGTGAGMGAAFGAGSSQTLFGSSGSSKFFTRLTAVAAAVFMLTSLSLTVVSAHRVKGTVMEGFDAAQPVQSEQVQPVTSQAGEQQNAAPSPAAQPAGVEQPENTPK, from the coding sequence TTGACCACCTTTATTATTGTTTTGCATGTCGTCGTGTCATTGGCACTTATTTTTATTATTCTGCTGCAGGCGGGTACAGGTGCCGGGATGGGGGCTGCTTTTGGTGCCGGCAGCAGCCAGACCCTGTTTGGCAGTAGTGGCTCCAGCAAGTTTTTTACCCGCTTGACTGCTGTCGCGGCAGCGGTTTTTATGCTGACCTCCCTTTCCCTGACGGTGGTTTCCGCCCATCGGGTCAAAGGGACGGTAATGGAGGGTTTTGATGCCGCCCAACCGGTCCAGAGCGAACAGGTCCAGCCCGTAACTTCCCAGGCGGGCGAGCAGCAAAATGCCGCGCCGTCGCCGGCGGCTCAACCTGCCGGGGTTGAACAGCCGGAAAATACGCCGAAATAA
- a CDS encoding shikimate kinase, whose product MGKKLSAMLQRPFIDLDEFIEKREQKSIVLIFQDEGEAYFRRVEEQALADILNCPPLVLATGGGTVLSPQNRALMQTKGTVIFLDASLETIAARTAGCQSRPLLQNSGTFRIEKIKGLLQNRKPLYETAALKIKTDNLSLEQIARLIVKKISPTNR is encoded by the coding sequence GTGGGCAAAAAGCTCAGCGCTATGCTGCAACGACCCTTTATCGATCTGGACGAGTTCATTGAAAAGCGTGAGCAAAAAAGCATTGTGTTGATCTTCCAGGACGAAGGAGAAGCCTATTTTCGGCGGGTGGAGGAGCAAGCTCTGGCAGATATTTTAAACTGTCCCCCCTTGGTCCTGGCCACCGGCGGCGGTACGGTACTCAGCCCGCAGAATCGTGCCCTCATGCAGACAAAAGGAACCGTCATTTTCCTGGATGCAAGTCTGGAAACTATTGCGGCGCGTACCGCCGGTTGCCAGTCACGACCACTGCTGCAAAACAGCGGCACATTCAGGATAGAAAAAATAAAGGGCCTTCTGCAAAACAGAAAGCCCTTATATGAAACAGCTGCACTAAAAATAAAAACCGACAATCTGTCACTCGAGCAGATCGCCCGGCTGATTGTGAAAAAAATCTCCCCCACCAACAGGTAA
- the pilM gene encoding type IV pilus assembly protein PilM, translating to MFFQQSKTFLGLDIGSSYIKIVELKESGSRYTLQNFGIAILPTDTIVDGTIMDSMAIVNTIKNLIENLKSRKKQICTSISGHSVIIKKILLPVMDEATVENTIYEEAAHHIPYDIYDVNLDFQILGPSSEADDKMDVLLVAVKKDIISDYLGVIEEAGLVPVIVDVDNFALENMYEYNYEDAGEEVVALVDIGSNITNINIIKQGVSNFTRDITVGSRMITEQLQKQLNLNYQTAEQLKIGVPVEGINRSDLEKIIADAAFSFINEINKTIDFYHTSASGSRIEKIYLGGGGAKLAGIVSMVHEITTIETEIINSFRNLIVPEKKFDSNYIQDMAPLAAVAVGLALRKDTIK from the coding sequence ATGTTTTTCCAACAGTCTAAGACCTTTCTCGGCCTCGATATCGGCTCAAGCTACATCAAAATTGTCGAGCTGAAAGAATCGGGATCCCGCTATACTTTACAAAATTTTGGCATCGCCATTCTCCCAACAGATACCATTGTGGATGGTACCATCATGGACTCAATGGCGATTGTCAACACGATTAAAAATCTCATCGAAAACCTGAAGAGCAGAAAAAAGCAGATCTGCACTTCCATTTCCGGGCATTCGGTTATTATCAAGAAAATTCTCCTGCCGGTCATGGATGAGGCAACGGTGGAAAACACCATTTATGAGGAAGCTGCCCATCACATTCCCTATGACATTTATGATGTCAACCTGGATTTCCAGATTCTGGGACCCAGTTCTGAGGCTGATGATAAGATGGATGTTCTGCTGGTGGCCGTGAAAAAAGATATCATCAGTGATTACCTTGGAGTTATTGAGGAAGCTGGGCTGGTTCCCGTTATCGTTGACGTGGACAATTTTGCCCTGGAAAATATGTATGAGTATAATTACGAGGACGCCGGTGAAGAGGTTGTCGCTCTTGTTGATATCGGTTCCAACATCACCAACATCAACATTATCAAACAGGGAGTCTCAAATTTCACCCGCGACATCACCGTAGGCAGCCGGATGATCACCGAACAGCTGCAAAAACAACTCAACCTTAACTATCAAACAGCCGAACAGTTGAAAATCGGGGTGCCGGTCGAAGGTATAAACCGTAGCGATCTCGAAAAGATAATCGCCGACGCCGCTTTTTCTTTTATTAATGAAATCAACAAAACAATCGACTTTTATCACACGTCGGCCTCCGGCAGCCGGATTGAAAAGATCTACCTTGGCGGTGGAGGTGCCAAACTGGCAGGCATCGTCTCCATGGTTCACGAGATAACCACCATAGAAACTGAAATCATTAATTCTTTCCGCAACCTGATTGTTCCGGAGAAAAAGTTTGACAGTAACTATATCCAGGACATGGCACCTTTGGCTGCTGTTGCTGTAGGTCTGGCACTCAGGAAGGATACTATTAAATGA
- the pal gene encoding peptidoglycan-associated lipoprotein Pal, whose product MKHTKIAALWLLLAIVTMMFAACSTCKTTSLQEETVAPPAAITQPAPKPAPKTMVKEAALPAEKILGIGDKLEPIFFDFDKHDLKDLPRETLAKHAQWLKNNPGAVVRIEGNCDERGANEYNLALGERRAASAKKYLIYLGISPKQLETISYGEEKPVCSAHYEGCWWKNRRDDFVVVAK is encoded by the coding sequence ATGAAACACACAAAAATTGCAGCTTTGTGGCTTCTCCTTGCAATCGTAACCATGATGTTTGCCGCCTGCAGCACCTGCAAGACGACATCATTACAGGAAGAAACGGTAGCCCCGCCGGCAGCCATAACCCAGCCCGCCCCAAAACCTGCACCCAAGACCATGGTTAAAGAGGCCGCCCTGCCTGCTGAAAAGATCCTTGGCATTGGGGACAAGCTGGAACCGATATTTTTTGATTTTGACAAGCATGACCTCAAAGACCTGCCCCGTGAAACCCTAGCCAAACATGCCCAGTGGTTGAAAAACAACCCGGGAGCGGTGGTCCGCATTGAAGGAAATTGTGATGAACGGGGTGCCAATGAATACAATCTTGCCCTGGGTGAACGGCGGGCTGCCAGTGCGAAGAAATATCTTATCTACCTGGGCATTTCACCCAAACAGCTGGAAACCATCAGCTATGGTGAGGAGAAACCGGTGTGCAGTGCCCATTATGAGGGTTGCTGGTGGAAAAATCGCCGGGACGATTTTGTCGTTGTCGCCAAGTAG
- a CDS encoding PilN domain-containing protein, which yields MIRINLLPVRAERKKQTLRNQMAIGIGIILLTLVVCGVAQVMISSKVKSVKAGLQRTQKQIAALQPVIDKIDQYKKQKEEISRKIEVINNLDSSRLLPVKTLHDINQYKPDKLWLTSLSRKNTLLEIKGIAIDNETIVEFLNNVKQSEQLQQSELVYLKSKALQDLELKEFMIKTLLPSTKTTTPEEPATKQAKSKGKGKRKGK from the coding sequence ATGATCAGAATAAATCTACTCCCGGTTCGTGCTGAACGAAAAAAGCAAACCCTGCGGAACCAGATGGCCATCGGTATTGGCATCATTCTCCTGACCCTGGTCGTCTGCGGGGTAGCTCAGGTCATGATCAGCAGCAAAGTCAAGAGCGTCAAAGCTGGTCTGCAGCGGACGCAGAAGCAGATAGCGGCACTACAGCCGGTCATTGATAAAATCGATCAATACAAAAAACAAAAAGAGGAAATCAGTCGGAAAATAGAAGTCATCAACAATCTTGATTCATCCAGGTTGCTGCCGGTTAAAACTCTGCATGATATCAACCAGTATAAACCGGACAAACTATGGCTTACTTCGCTCAGCAGAAAAAATACCCTGCTGGAGATAAAGGGAATAGCCATCGACAATGAAACCATTGTCGAGTTTTTGAACAATGTAAAACAATCTGAGCAGTTGCAGCAATCAGAACTTGTGTATCTGAAATCAAAAGCGCTGCAGGATCTTGAACTTAAGGAGTTCATGATCAAAACCTTACTGCCGTCAACAAAAACAACCACTCCTGAGGAACCCGCCACCAAGCAGGCAAAATCCAAGGGGAAGGGGAAGAGGAAGGGAAAATAG
- the pilO gene encoding type 4a pilus biogenesis protein PilO: MADLNLDFLQRLSNPKKILLVAVIAIGIGGLYYYFLFGPQLKQLTKLNKQYQQAQLKLSQTKQIANQLEKFEKEIAGLQMDFKMTAQKLPNSKEIPRLLMQITKLGKEAGLDFELFQPQSAKPVGFYAEVPIDIAVTGNYHALGTFFTNICTMSRIVSIDDYQMSDYKVINGQDTLSTKFKAITYTFIEQPKGGENHGS; the protein is encoded by the coding sequence ATGGCCGATCTGAACCTTGACTTTCTCCAAAGACTCTCCAATCCAAAGAAAATCCTGCTGGTGGCAGTTATTGCTATTGGCATTGGCGGACTCTATTATTACTTTCTCTTTGGTCCGCAGCTGAAACAGCTGACAAAACTCAACAAACAATACCAACAGGCACAACTGAAGCTCAGCCAGACCAAGCAGATAGCCAATCAACTGGAAAAATTTGAAAAAGAGATTGCCGGCCTGCAGATGGATTTCAAAATGACCGCCCAGAAGCTTCCCAACTCCAAGGAAATCCCCAGGCTGCTGATGCAGATAACCAAACTCGGGAAAGAGGCCGGGCTTGATTTTGAGCTTTTCCAACCCCAATCGGCAAAACCAGTGGGCTTTTATGCCGAAGTTCCCATCGACATTGCCGTCACTGGCAACTATCATGCCCTGGGGACCTTCTTCACCAACATCTGTACCATGTCCAGGATTGTCAGCATCGACGATTACCAGATGAGTGATTATAAAGTCATCAATGGTCAGGATACCCTCAGCACAAAGTTCAAAGCCATTACCTATACCTTTATTGAACAACCGAAAGGCGGGGAAAACCATGGTAGCTAA